The following nucleotide sequence is from Salvia hispanica cultivar TCC Black 2014 unplaced genomic scaffold, UniMelb_Shisp_WGS_1.0 HiC_scaffold_1334, whole genome shotgun sequence.
CACCAAGTTAGTTACAACTACTGATCCCACAACTTCGCCTGAACCACCAGAATAGTCTGTAAAGCAATATGACAAAGAAGAATTAACTAATATATAGGATAAATCCCATAAGttttttataaagttaatCAAGCAACCTCTAATAAACTGCCGTGCTTCTTCTGCAGATGTTGGCTTTTCTCTAATAGTCCCTTGATACACCACCACCTTAATACCAATTAGATGCAAATAAAGACTTAACTTCAAATAGCTGGTCCTGACCATGGCAATACCATTACAATCATGCCCCTATTCAGTGTTTGTGATGATGTTTGACAAAAATGAACCAAAAAAGGCAGGTAACGATAGATTACAGACAATGCACCCCATAACTATGCgcaaaattcaatataaacttagaaaggaaaaatattgCATGAAGAGACCTTCCAAGACTTTATGTAACCAACAGATTAAAAGAAATAGGTTTGTGAAATACTGAAAACGAAGACAAAATCAAACCTAAAATTGGTTAACTTTCACATGTTAATGTTAACTTAGTGATTACTTGAATGagtgaaatattttctatCTAACTGAATACTCCGTAATTGTTATTTTAGGCAGGTTTAGGTCAACTGAATTATTTAGTCACACTGTATTCTCTTGCTTTATACTTTAGAGAACTTCAGAAATTTGGATTGaactgttgacataaattgcCACTTAGATATGTGGATTATATTACTTTCCTATTATATTTGAAACAATCAGCATGGCAATTTTACAATTCTTTAAGCAAAATAGAGtcaaaatagaattaaaattaatttgtgaacCTCGTCTGTATTCTAGAATCAAGAGCGTCAttctacaaaaaataaaaccccTATACAACAGCTTACAAGTTAGCATTGATCTGctcaagaaaaaatgaaaaaaaaaaagtagtatagAGAAATAGAAGTAGAATAGAATCAATTGATATTAAAAGGAAATATCAACATACTGTATCAGCAGTTATCAGCAGGGTAGGGCGTGATATGTCCTCCACTTGAGCAGTTCTGTCGAGCTTCATCATAATAGCATCAGCCTAAGAAGTTAAAACGATAGAAACATCATTGAGCTGTATGCATCAAAAACATagataaaatttgtttaaggTCAGCTTCGGATccttgaaatggaaaaacttGAAAGACATCCTTTGCACTATCCTATTACCAATTATCTTTAGCTTCCATTCAAGAAAAGTATTTCTGATGCCTAAAATCAGATTAGTAAAGGATGCAAAGCAACACCCTTTTGAAAGTCAATTTTGCTAGAATATCCAATAATGAGATCACAGTTTTAGTAAATGATGAGTTCAAAGGTAGTGCTATTGATCCACAAGAAGCTTCAACAAAATATGTAATGTGAAATGAAGTGCATTTTTCTCtgtatacatacatatatgtatgttttgtgtgaattaaaatcatttaataagaatatttaagaaaacaagattcaaaatttcaaaactcaTACTATAATACTATGCAAGTTTGACATCAATGGAACATAAGGAGCAAAGGGATTTTTCATGAAGTATAGCTGCATACTTATAAGaaataagtaaatattttagtttcacaaaatttattaaaattatattactgTTGAAAGCACATTATCTTAGTgagtaattaaaaaagagaaaataaaatcaaatagtagtatttgagAAGAAGATTGAAAAAGCAAAACGCGCCTTTGCTTCAGCTAGGGCCATCACAAGGTCTTCCGGTTTTTCCTTCCTGATACTTTTCTCATCTATATCTGCACTCTAAATGCCAAAAGAGTAAAGTCAAGTAAGCGTCAGCTGTACAATTCCATTGCCCTATCTGGTTTCAAATTCTAATATATTAGAAGAAATTACCAGGATGGTGAAATCATAGCCCATCTCCGCCAGAATCTCGCGACGGGCCTTGGACGAAGAACCCAATATTATCTAAGCAACATGAGAATGAATGTGTTACTCCTACTTAGTACTATTtgattaaaacaaataatcaaAGCAGAAAAACCTcgaaattttggtttttgggaGGGATTCTGATGTCCATTAGCGTAGAGGATAAGCTATGCCGCCAACGCAACTATGAATTCCATTTGCATATCTACTTTACTCATGTTTTATACTATACTTACATTTTACTACAGCTATCATTATCAcaaattagtattaaatattccatgattactctttttttggtatgatgaattataatttctttacCTTTCCTTTGCATTTTCAAATTCTTTCTCAATTTATACCTAAACATTATATAATCAGAACTAAGattaattaagttttgatTTCATCGTGAAGGAATAGCATAAACGAAAAAacgaatattaaaataaaatactccattcattccatagtaatagagacattttGCCATtatggtacgttccatagtaatagagtctttttagtaaaagtcaacacatttttccacatctacttttactctctcttacttttttctctcttcatctctctaccattttcattttccactttattctccttttacttaGCTCAACTAAcacaaattttcttaatctccgtgccaaaaagaaacatCCCCATTACTATGAAACTGAGTGTGTAATGCTCATCCATAGCCCTTCCACTCCAGTATAAGTAGtcatattcaaaaaatattcaatttcaaaatgaaCGAGATAACAATaaacaatgatgaaaattttataaccatTATCATCCATGCTGATGTGAGTACAAAACTACGGGTGGATGAATCCCATACATAAATCAGTTAATAACATAATTGAAAAGGCTTTTACTAAGTAATATAGGAATTCCTGAGCCCAAGAGTTAAAGAATAATAAGTACTACCCCTTGTTGGTTCCAAGGGATGGGGCAGGCTAGGTTAGCTGTTCAATTGAAAACCCCTTGTTGGTTCCAAGGGATGGGGCAGGCTAGGTTAGCTGAAAGATGGTTATCGGTTCAattgaaaagtatgaatgaCAAAATTTCTCTAGACTAATAACCAAAAACCTTGCATATAAATAAGTTCATACATTCCTAAACAGTAGCACAAAATCGGATGATTTACTTTAATATTCGTGGGTCTCAAATTTAATGCAGCAAATATCATCACATAATGTTGACAAATGTTATCAAAGCATAATATTACACCACAGTAgttaattgaaaatgatatttaacaCCCAAATTCTGTAGGTGTGAAATAACTCATTCAGAAGACTAACAATGTAAATGTCAGTGCAAAAGGGTGAAGCACATCACAGTGAGCTTGCGACGTAGCATAAGTCATATCTGAGCCTTGATATCTTGAATAGCAACAAGTGCAGCATTGCGCCCCGGTGCACCCATTACGCCACCCCCGGGATGGGCCCCACTCCCACATAGATACAAACCTTTTACTGGAGTTCTGTAGTTTGAACTGCATCAACCACCAAATTATACATCATTTTACCAATAATAAAACTAGATGTACAGATTCATAGTATCTTTCCTGAGAAATGAGAATGCATACACAAGTACCTGAAATTCATGAATACATATACCACATGAACAGCTACATTAGTTGAATATGGTTgtatatgtgttattttttttgttcatctAGCGTTCATAGATTTTGTGTTTATCCATGtgtttttctatattaatatGTATGCCGATTATggttcaaataaaaaaaattattgtgaGAACTCCTGTACTGAAACCTAGGAGTAATTCATGATATTTGTAGAGTGCAATAGTTCTTACAGTTCTCTATTTAAGAAGTTTTCATTTGAGCTATATTGACCAAGCAGAATATGAAGAGTTACGAACATTACCATCCTTTCACAGGCCGCATGAGGAACAAGGAATCTAGTCCCATAGCACCATGAAAGATATTTCCACCTGCCAAAGTCACAAACCCCGGATGATCAAGCAAAGAATACATGGTGAACAGATTTTTCTCTGAAAAGAATGTGATTATCATCTAAATGGACCTTTATATATGCACAACGGACCACTGATCCTATATCTTACATCTAATATCCTTTGATTGTAGCTATAAATGAACTATGAACAAAGCCTATTCCAGCTTGGCCTATTTTAGGATCGAAGGTTTATGGTAGCCCGTCATGAGTATAAACTTTCCATTCAAACagtttttt
It contains:
- the LOC125198272 gene encoding 7-methyl-GTP pyrophosphatase-like isoform X1; protein product: MDIRIPPKNQNFEIILGSSSKARREILAEMGYDFTILSADIDEKSIRKEKPEDLVMALAEAKADAIMMKLDRTAQVEDISRPTLLITADTGHDCNGIAMVRTSYLKLSLYLHLIGIKVVVYQGTIREKPTSAEEARQFIRDYSGGSGEVVGSVVVTNLVTGSRKGGWESAEVYFLEIPDEVIDSLIEEGITFNVAGGLMLEHPLILPLVDTVVRLSLSLSLCSPNVGTADCVMGLSKTLTEKLMQEALVETMV
- the LOC125198272 gene encoding 7-methyl-GTP pyrophosphatase-like isoform X3, whose product is MDIRIPPKNQNFEIILGSSSKARREILAEMGYDFTILSADIDEKSIRKEKPEDLVMALAEAKADAIMMKLDRTAQVEDISRPTLLITADTVVVYQGTIREKPTSAEEARQFIRDYSGGSGEVVGSVVVTNLVTGSRKGGWESAEVYFLEIPDEVIDSLIEEGITFNVAGGLMLEHPLILPLVDTVVRLSLSLSLCSPNVGTADCVMGLSKTLTEKLMQEALVETMV
- the LOC125198272 gene encoding 7-methyl-GTP pyrophosphatase-like isoform X2, with the translated sequence MDIRIPPKNQNFEIILGSSSKARREILAEMGYDFTILSADIDEKSIRKEKPEDLVMALAEAKADAIMMKLDRTAQVEDISRPTLLITADTGHDCNGIAMVRTSYLKLSLYLHLIGIKVVVYQGTIREKPTSAEEARQFIRDYSGGSGEVVGSVVVTNLVTGSRKGGWESAEVYFLEIPDEVIDSLIEEGITFNVAGGLMLEHPLILPLVDTVVGTADCVMGLSKTLTEKLMQEALVETMV
- the LOC125198272 gene encoding 7-methyl-GTP pyrophosphatase-like isoform X4; this encodes MDIRIPPKNQNFEIILGSSSKARREILAEMGYDFTILSADIDEKSIRKEKPEDLVMALAEAKADAIMMKLDRTAQVEDISRPTLLITADTVVVYQGTIREKPTSAEEARQFIRDYSGGSGEVVGSVVVTNLVTGSRKGGWESAEVYFLEIPDEVIDSLIEEGITFNVAGGLMLEHPLILPLVDTVVGTADCVMGLSKTLTEKLMQEALVETMV